Proteins from one Ammospiza nelsoni isolate bAmmNel1 chromosome 34, bAmmNel1.pri, whole genome shotgun sequence genomic window:
- the PSMC4 gene encoding 26S proteasome regulatory subunit 6B isoform X1, with product MEELGLLGEKPQDDVPASAAPRPLPGLSFLVPEPEDLEDLYSRYKKLQQELEFLEVQEEYIKDEQRNLKKEFLHAQEEVKRIQSIPLVIGQFLEAVDQNTAIVGSTTGSNYYVRILSTIDRELLKPNASVALHKHSNALVDVLPPEADSSIMMLTSDQKPDVVYADIGGMDIQKQEVREAVELPLTHFELYKQIGIDPPRGVLMYGPPGCGKTMLAKAVAHHTTAAFIRVVGSEFVQKYLGEGPRMVRDVFRLAKENAPAIIFIDEIDAIATKRFDAQTGADREVQRILLELLNQMDGFDQNVNVKVIMATNRADTLDPALLRPGRLDRKIEFPLPDRRQKRLIFSTITGKMNLSEEVDLEDYVARPDKISGADINSICQEGGMLAVRENRYIVLAKDFEKAYKTVIKKDEQEHEFYK from the exons atggaggagctggggctgctcggGGAGAAGCCGCAG GACGATGTCCCGGCCTCGGCCGCCCCCCGGCCCCTGCCCGGCCTCTCCTTCCTGGTGCCCGAGCCCGAGGACCTGGAGGACCTGTACAGCAGGTACAAG aagctgcagcaggagctggagttcCTGGAGGTGCAGGAGGAGTACATCAAGGACGAGCAGCGCAACCTCAAGAAGGAGTTCCTGCACGCGCAGGAGGAGGTGAAGCGCATCCAGAGCATCCCGCTGGTCATCGGGCAGTTCCTGGAGGCCGTGGACCAGAACACGGCCATCGTGGGCTCCACCACAG GTTCCAACTACTACGTGCGCATCCTGAGCACCATCGACCGCGAGCTGCTCAAGCCCAACGCCTCGGTGGCGCTGCACAAGCACAGCAACGCCCTGGTGGACGTCCTGCCGCCCGAGGCCGACAGCAGCATCATGATGCTCACCTCAG aCCAGAAGCCGGACGTGGTCTACGCCGACATCGGTGGCATGGACATCCAGAAGCAGGAGGTGCGCGAGGCCGTGGAGCTGCCGCTGACCCACTTCGAGCTCTACAAACAG ATCGGCATTGACCCCCCGCGGGGGGTGCTCATGTACGGCCCCCCCGGCTGCGGGAAGACCATGCTGGCCAAGGCGGTGGCCCACCACACCACCG CGGCCTTCATCCGCGTGGTGGGCTCGGAGTTCGTGCAGAAGTACCTGGGCGAGGGCCCGCGCATGGTGCGCGACGTCTTCCGCCTGGCCAAGGAGAACGCGCCGGCCATCATCTTCATCGACGAGATCGACGCCATCGCCACCAAGCGCTTCGACGCCCAGACCGGCG CCGACCGCGAGGTCCAACggatcctcctggagctcctgaaCCAGATGGACGGCTTCGACCAGAACGTCAACGTCAAG GTGATCATGGCCACCAACCGCGCGGACACGCTGGACCCGGCGCTGCTCCGGCCCGGCCGCCTGGACCGCAAGATCGAGTTCCCGCTGCCCGACCGGCGGCAGAAGCGCCTCATCTTCTCCACCATCACCGGCAAGATGAACCTGTCCGAGGAGGTGGACCTGGAGGATT ACGTGGCGCGGCCGGACAAGATCTCGGGGGCCGACATCAACTCCATCTGCCAGGAG GGCGGCATGCTGGCGGTGCGCGAGAACCGCTACATCGTGCTGGCCAAGGACTTTGAGAAGGCGTACAAAACCGTCATCAAGAAGGACGAGCAGGAGCACGAGTTCTACAAGTGA
- the PSMC4 gene encoding 26S proteasome regulatory subunit 6B isoform X2: protein MGQNTAIVGSTTGSNYYVRILSTIDRELLKPNASVALHKHSNALVDVLPPEADSSIMMLTSDQKPDVVYADIGGMDIQKQEVREAVELPLTHFELYKQIGIDPPRGVLMYGPPGCGKTMLAKAVAHHTTAAFIRVVGSEFVQKYLGEGPRMVRDVFRLAKENAPAIIFIDEIDAIATKRFDAQTGADREVQRILLELLNQMDGFDQNVNVKVIMATNRADTLDPALLRPGRLDRKIEFPLPDRRQKRLIFSTITGKMNLSEEVDLEDYVARPDKISGADINSICQEGGMLAVRENRYIVLAKDFEKAYKTVIKKDEQEHEFYK, encoded by the exons ATGGGCCAGAACACGGCCATCGTGGGCTCCACCACAG GTTCCAACTACTACGTGCGCATCCTGAGCACCATCGACCGCGAGCTGCTCAAGCCCAACGCCTCGGTGGCGCTGCACAAGCACAGCAACGCCCTGGTGGACGTCCTGCCGCCCGAGGCCGACAGCAGCATCATGATGCTCACCTCAG aCCAGAAGCCGGACGTGGTCTACGCCGACATCGGTGGCATGGACATCCAGAAGCAGGAGGTGCGCGAGGCCGTGGAGCTGCCGCTGACCCACTTCGAGCTCTACAAACAG ATCGGCATTGACCCCCCGCGGGGGGTGCTCATGTACGGCCCCCCCGGCTGCGGGAAGACCATGCTGGCCAAGGCGGTGGCCCACCACACCACCG CGGCCTTCATCCGCGTGGTGGGCTCGGAGTTCGTGCAGAAGTACCTGGGCGAGGGCCCGCGCATGGTGCGCGACGTCTTCCGCCTGGCCAAGGAGAACGCGCCGGCCATCATCTTCATCGACGAGATCGACGCCATCGCCACCAAGCGCTTCGACGCCCAGACCGGCG CCGACCGCGAGGTCCAACggatcctcctggagctcctgaaCCAGATGGACGGCTTCGACCAGAACGTCAACGTCAAG GTGATCATGGCCACCAACCGCGCGGACACGCTGGACCCGGCGCTGCTCCGGCCCGGCCGCCTGGACCGCAAGATCGAGTTCCCGCTGCCCGACCGGCGGCAGAAGCGCCTCATCTTCTCCACCATCACCGGCAAGATGAACCTGTCCGAGGAGGTGGACCTGGAGGATT ACGTGGCGCGGCCGGACAAGATCTCGGGGGCCGACATCAACTCCATCTGCCAGGAG GGCGGCATGCTGGCGGTGCGCGAGAACCGCTACATCGTGCTGGCCAAGGACTTTGAGAAGGCGTACAAAACCGTCATCAAGAAGGACGAGCAGGAGCACGAGTTCTACAAGTGA